In Lytechinus variegatus isolate NC3 chromosome 12, Lvar_3.0, whole genome shotgun sequence, a single window of DNA contains:
- the LOC121425322 gene encoding tyramine receptor 1-like has protein sequence MCYNRLVYTANVLCRFWLACDVLFVTISIFNLAAISIDRYRSIKNPLKYSLKRTNRMAYKHIAVAWLLSLLVGVPPFYFSAYHDNSCYLKLYPYFIIPATTIGFFLPLAIVIFTHTRIFWIAKKHASRVSHGPGTVSEGTGSDPTRRQESTGKRATSLAVPETKASVSRILNEDASIAARPTPSGSHQPDFGKPISNKISVARERKAARTVAIVIGVFTVCWMPFFVAVSAASVCRSCDPQQFHLQVLTFIGYANSAANPIIYTIFNKEFRQAFKKILHCKFR, from the coding sequence CTATAATAGGCTTGTCTACACAGCTAATGTCCTCTGCAGGTTCTGGCTTGCATGTGATGTCCTCTTCGTCACGATCTCCATCTTCAATCTGGCAGCGATCTCTATCGACCGGTACCGCTCCATAAAGAACCCGCTCAAGTATTCCCTCAAACGCACCAACCGGATGGCGTACAAACACATAGCAGTTGCCTGGCTGCTTTCGCTTCTTGTCGGTGTACCTCCTTTCTATTTTTCTGCATATCATGACAACAGTTGTTACCTGAAACTATATCCGTACTTCATCATTCCTGCCACCACGATAGGCTTCTTTTTGCCCTTAGCTATAGTTATTTTCACGCATACGCGCATCTTTTGGATTGCCAAGAAACACGCGTCTCGAGTGTCCCACGGACCCGGAACAGTTTCAGAAGGCACCGGAAGTGATCCAACCCGCAGGCAGGAGAGCACTGGCAAGAGGGCCACATCACTTGCTGTACCTGAAACAAAAGCTTCTGTTAGCCGAATCCTCAACGAAGATGCCTCGATAGCTGCGAGACCTACTCCGAGCGGATCACATCAGCCAGACTTTGGGAAACCCATCAGCAATAAAATCTCTGTGGCTCGAGAAAGAAAAGCTGCTCGCACTGTTGCGATTGTAATAGGGGTCTTTACGGTTTGTTGGATGCCTTTCTTTGTGGCAGTATCGGCGGCTTCTGTCTGTCGGTCTTGTGATCCTCAGCAGTTCCATCTTCAGGTTCTTACGTTCATAGGCTATGCAAATAGTGCCGCCAATCCAATCATCTACACTATCTTCAACAAGGAGTTCAGACAAGCTTTCAAGAAGATACTACACTGTAAATTCAGATAG